The Pseudothermotoga sp. region CGACGACCAAAAATTCGTCTCCACTATAGGTTTGCCTGAGGAATCTGACCAACCTCATATTCGCTCCCCACTAAAGCTTCTCGAGTCAACTTCAGCACCTCATCCATCACTCTCTTGATATCAGCGTTTTTGTAGGAACACCCAGCTGCTCGTGCGTGACCCCCACCACCCAGTGCAGCAGCAATCTTGCTCACATTCAACCATTGCTTTGATCTAAAGCTCACATGAACTTCACCTTTCGGATACTCACTGAACAGAATTGCAACTTCAACACTTTTGATTGATCTGAGTTCTGAGACAAAACCACTGCTGTCGTCTTCCGTACAACCGAGCGTTGAATAATCTTCATAACTGAGCCAAGAATAAGCTAGCTTTTCCTCAATCACTGTATGGTCGATCATCCTTGCAAGTAGCTTCAATTGTTCTATCGTTTTATTCTCCAAAATCACAGATGCAACAAAATACGGTTTTGCTCCGAGTTCGACTAGTTCTGCCGCAATTTTCAGAACAGTTGCATCCGTGTTGGAATATTTGAAAAAACCCGTATCAGTTGCTATACCCAAATAGTTCGTTGTGGCAAGTTCTGAATCGTACGTGATGCCAATAGCTTTGTTGATATTATAAACCATTTGAGCGGTGGACGCACTTTTAATATCGATCAAGTTCAAATCTCCAAACATTAAATTGGTTTCATGATGATCTATAACGATCAATCTTGCCGTTCTAAGCAAACTTTGAAATCTTCCAACTCTGTCGGGAGATGAACAATCCACCACAACTATCAAATCTGGTTGAAAACCACAGAGTTGCTCGAACGTTTCTATTGAATTGACAGCGAAAAAAAGCTTGTAATAGGAGGGTATTACACTGTCAATACCTGCCCTCACATTTTTACCGATTCTTCTAAGACCTTCGGTGAGTGAAGCTACACTACTTATATCATCTCCATCCGGCATCACGTGGCCGAGAACCAGTATGTTATCCCTCGAAACAAGTTCTGAAATCACAGAACAGAATTTCGTCATCCTCCCTGCACCCACTTAGACAGATAATCTTTCACCTGTTTTTCATCATGCATTCTTCTGGTGGAGAAATCCACTGTGACGTAGTTGTCGGAACCAAGATAGAGTGTAGGTTGAACGTTCAACGTTTGAGCATAGGCGTTTGGATCATAATGGACACCGACTATCAAACCTATAAAGAAAGTGT contains the following coding sequences:
- a CDS encoding bifunctional oligoribonuclease/PAP phosphatase NrnA, whose translation is MTKFCSVISELVSRDNILVLGHVMPDGDDISSVASLTEGLRRIGKNVRAGIDSVIPSYYKLFFAVNSIETFEQLCGFQPDLIVVVDCSSPDRVGRFQSLLRTARLIVIDHHETNLMFGDLNLIDIKSASTAQMVYNINKAIGITYDSELATTNYLGIATDTGFFKYSNTDATVLKIAAELVELGAKPYFVASVILENKTIEQLKLLARMIDHTVIEEKLAYSWLSYEDYSTLGCTEDDSSGFVSELRSIKSVEVAILFSEYPKGEVHVSFRSKQWLNVSKIAAALGGGGHARAAGCSYKNADIKRVMDEVLKLTREALVGSEYEVGQIPQANL